In a single window of the Debaryomyces hansenii CBS767 chromosome A complete sequence genome:
- a CDS encoding DEHA2A12958p (similar to uniprot|P24783 Saccharomyces cerevisiae YNL112W DBP2 Essential ATP-dependent RNA helicase of the DEAD-box protein family), with protein sequence MSYNNNSDSYGGGYNSYGGNSYGGGGYGGGRGGGRGGFGGRGGGRYDERVELNTPEWDIDSLPKFEKNFYNEHPDVTARSVQDVNAFRKEHDMKCDGTDIPKPITSFDEAGFPDYVLKEVKQQGFPKPTSIQCQGWPMALSGRDMVGIASTGSGKTLSYCLPSIVHINAQPLLSPGDGPIVLVLAPTRELAVQIQQECSKFGSSSRIRNTCVYGGAPKGQQIRDLARGVEICIATPGRLIDMLETGKTNLRRVTYLVLDEADRMLDMGFEPQIRKIVDQIRPDRQTLMWSATWPKEVQALTRDYLNDPIQVTVGSLELAASHTITQLVEVVTEFEKRDRLIKHLETATADPEAKCLIFASTKRTCDEITNYLRADGWPALAIHGDKQQGERDWVLKEFKTGKSPIMVATDVAARGIDVKGISYVINLDMPGNIEDYVHRIGRTGRAGSTGTAVSFFTDNNSKLGGDLCKIMREANQTIPPELMRFDRRSFGSHIRYGRGGGRGGFRGGRGRGGFRGGRGGYQSGSNSAPLGNARRY encoded by the exons atgtcatacaacaacaacagtGATAGCTACGGTGGTGGTTACAATTCATATGGTGGTAACTCAtatggtggtggtggttaCGGTGGTGGCCGTGGCGGTGGCCGTGGTGGATTCGGTGGCCGTGGTGGTGGCCGTTACGATGAAAGAGTAGAATTAAACACCCCTGAGTGGGATATTGATTCATTGCCAAAATTCGAAAAGAACTTCTATAACGAACATCCAGATGTGACTGCTCGTTCCGTTCAAGATGTCAACGCCTTTAGAAAGGAACATGACATGAAATGTGATGGTACTGACATTCCAAAGCCAATTACTAGCTTTGACGAAGCTGGATTCCCAGACTACGTTTTAAAGGAAGTTAAGCAACAAGGATTTCCAAAGCCAACCTCGATTCAATGTCAAGGGTGGCCTATGGCTTTAAGTGGTAGAGATATGGTTGGTATTGCTTCTACCGGTTCCGGTAAGACTTTATCGTACTGTTTACCATCTATTGTTCACATCAACGCCCAACCATTGTTGAGTCCTGGTGATGGTCCTATTGTATTGGTTTTGGCTCCAACCAGAGAATTGGCggttcaaattcaacaagaaTGTTCCAAGTTTGGTTCTTCTTCTAGAATTAGAAACACCTGTGTCTACGGTGGTGCTCCAAAGGGTCAACAAATCAGAGATTTAGCCAGAGGTGTTGAAATTTGTATTGCTACTCCTGGTAGATTGATTGATATGTTGGAAACTGGCAAGACTAACTTGAGAAGAGTCACCTACTTAGTTTTAGATGAAGCTGATAGAATGTTAGATATGGGGTTCGAACCTCAAATCAGAAAGATTGTCGATCAAATTAGACCTGATAGACAAACTTTGATGTGGTCTGCTACTTGGCCAAAGGAAGTTCAAGCCTTAACTAGAGATTACTTGAACGATCCAATTCAGGTCACCGTTGGTTCATTAGAGTTAGCTGCTTCCCACACAATTACTCAATTAGTTGAAGTTGTTactgaatttgaaaagcGTGACAGATTAATCAAGCATTTGGAAACGGCTACTGCTGATCCAGAAGCTAAGTGTTTAATTTTCGCTTCTACTAAGAGAACTTGTGATGAAATCACTAACTACTTAAGAGCCGATGGATGGCCTGCATTAGCCATTCATGGTGACAAACAACAAGGTGAAAGAGACTGGGTCTTAAAGGAATTCAAGACCGGTAAATCTCCAATTATGGTTGCAACCGATGTTGCAGCCCGTGGTATTG ATGTCAAGGGTATCTCTTACGTCATTAACTTAGATATGCCTGGTAATATCGAGGATTACGTCCATCGTATTGGTAGAACCGGTAGAGCCGGTTCTACCGGTACTGCGGTTTCCTTCTTCACCGATAACAACTCTAAGTTAGGTGGTGATTTATGTAAAATCATGAGAGAAGCTAACCAAACCATTCCTCCTGAATTAATGAGATTCGATAGAAGAAGTTTCGGTAGTCACATAAGATACGGTAGAGGTGGTGGCCGTGGTGGTTTCAGAGGTGGCCGTGGTCGCGGTGGTTTCAGAGGTGGCCGTGGAGGTTACCAATCTGGTTCCAACAGTGCTCCACTCGGTAACGCCCGTCGTTACTAA
- a CDS encoding DEHA2A12936p (similar to uniprot|P05374 Saccharomyces cerevisiae YGR157W CHO2 First step in the methylation pathway for phosphatidylcholine biosynthesis) encodes MKETKVQNTIAGAKGITFSGDTFVVPETHDMVKTLFDPMVRKSYCEMIILLILAANGLVFWLINNNTLRIETFIGLYIFWRLSYNFGIGYLLNVQSNHHRLVKWARKAQVFKKNGSLVSRLAEKEIKSQMGPEYDVQKYPIEFNTWLLFRKVVDLILMSDFTTFICLVVVCAINKDYQFINSDQQEVWLISTRLILGTVLILFNLWVKVNAHNTIKDYAWYWGDFFFRQINNEDLIFDGVFEMVPHPMYSVGYVGYYGFAIISKSYTILTVAIFGHFLQMIFLHYIENPHIDKIYGPSGNEADIEMLLKLKDLRHFDNIKPLVGLLNFTWLRASDMTNLIMVGTYSFTIPYLASLVDTVRVGETGVNPGTILFILTIVIKVFESLSINILLILQSYYKTFTKWYLSNDISVEKTLNNWSIMYNSLISLTYSSFFGLNFYHVLIGLESDKLFINSWVYLRIFLGILLVFTQVWINSSIIDSIGYFGWFYGDFFIPKTSQQKAHLTKAGVYRYLNNPEQIFGVCGIMGVTLIIPSLENLICCVLWVTNNFIRINFIEKAHMIKIYGEREVMKDSGVTKTFKKHLIPGAIQRRLSKGSEDNSDLLNQHRRKSTIMAGATDSLDNFIKELKNTNTRLTKQNILELSQNLYFENSDYKLVIKNLNTTENNLSTAFIGEPIEVEWKAPENHSPKDWIGLYKTVQTTYSRYKTLISSSDRWTQVTSDSGSYVFEGEKLFWEEGIYEFRYHLDGKHDVAYISEPFELTSANIEVPPSTEGSIVLANELKAKVFDRAIVGFGSIDSPIDSAVQKSGSIIQTYNRLAYVISKSTGIHINAKVFLYADNEDELTVHKLSLKLINIRKVLDDLSHAHYPLSEEKKEE; translated from the coding sequence ATGAAGGAAACTAAGGTTCAGAATACAATAGCAGGTGCTAAGGGGATTACATTTTCCGGGGATACTTTCGTAGTTCCTGAAACTCACGATATGGTGAAAACGCTATTTGATCCAATGGTCAGAAAATCTTATTGTGAAATGATCATATTGTTGATATTAGCCGCCAATGGATTGGTGTTTTGGTTAATTAACAACAACACGCTTAGAATTGAAACCTTTATTGGCTTGTACATCTTCTGGAGACTTTCTTacaattttggaattgggtATTTGCTTAACGTGCAATCTAATCACCACAGACTCGTGAAATGGGCGAGAAAGGCTCAGGTATTCAAAAAAAATGGTTCTTTGGTGTCTAGATTAGCGGAAAAGGAGATCAAGTCTCAAATGGGTCCAGAATATGATGTACAAAAATATCCAATTGAGTTCAATACTTGGCTCTTGTTCCGTAAGGTGGTAGATTTGATCTTGATGCTGGACTTCACCACTTTTATTTGTCTTGTTGTCGTATGTGCCATTAACAAAGACTAccaatttatcaattctgATCAACAAGAAGTATGGTTAATCTCTACGAGATTAATTCTTGGGACagttttgatattatttaatttgtgGGTTAAAGTTAATGCTCATAATACTATTAAAGATTACGCTTGGTATTGGGGAGACTTTTTCTTTCGtcaaatcaataatgaagatttgataTTTGATGGTGTTTTCGAAATGGTTCCTCACCCAATGTATTCTGTTGGTTATGTAGGATACTACGGGTTTGCAATTATCTCGAAATCATATACGATTTTGACGGTTGCAATCTTCGGCCACTTTTTGcaaatgatttttttgcattatattgaaaaccCCCACATTGATAAGATTTATGGTCCATCTGGAAATGAAGCAGATATTGAAATgcttttaaaattaaaggaTTTAAGACATTTCGATAATATAAAACCTTTGGTTGGATTATTGAACTTCACTTGGTTGAGGGCTTCCGACATGACCAATTTGATCATGGTTGGTACATATAGTTTTACAATTCCTTATCTTGCTTCATTGGTCGATACCGTTAGGGTTGGCGAAACTGGCGTAAACCCAGGAAccatattatttatattgacGATTGTAATCAAAGTGTTTGAGTCGTTGTCAATTAACATTTTGCTTATCTTACAAAGTTACTATAAGACCTTTACAAAGTGGTACCTTTCAAATGATATATCCGTGGAGAAGACTTTGAATAACTGGTCTATAATGTACAATTCTTTAATCAGTTTGACATATTCCTCCTTCTTTGGTTTAAACTTTTACCATGTTCTTATAGGTTTAGAATCCGACAAGCTTTTCATCAATAGCTGGGTTTACTTGCGTATATTCCTTGGTATTCTATTAGTATTTACTCAGGTCTGgattaattcttcaattataGACCTGATTGGCTATTTCGGGTGGTTCTATGGTGATTTCTTTATTCCAAAGACATCACAACAGAAGGCACATTTAACTAAGGCCGGTGTTTACCGTTACTTAAACAATCCAGAGCAAATATTTGGTGTATGCGGTATTATGGGTGTTACCTTAATTATTCCATCTTTAGAAAACTTGATATGTTGTGTGTTATGGGTTACTAATAACttcattagaattaatttcattgaaaaagcACATATGATTAAGATTTATGGTGAAAGAGAGGTTATGAAAGATTCCGGTGTGACTAAAACCTTCAAGAAACATTTGATTCCTGGTGCTATTCAAAGAAGGTTAAGTAAGGGATCAGAAGATAACTCTGATTTACTTAACCAACATAGGAGAAAGAGTACTATTATGGCAGGTGCAACGGATTCTTTagataatttcattaagGAGTTGAAGAATACTAATACCCGTTTGACAAAGCAgaatattcttgaattatcGCAAAACTTGTACTTTGAAAACTCAGATTACAAACTTGTCattaagaatttgaatactACCGAGAATAATTTGTCTACTGCATTCATTGGTGAACCCATTGAAGTTGAGTGGAAGGCTCCAGAGAATCATTCTCCAAAAGATTGGATTGGATTGTATAAAACGGTTCAAACTACATATTCTCGTTATAAAacattaatttcatcttcagaCCGTTGGACGCAAGTAACCTCGGATTCGGGCTCATATGTATTCGaaggtgaaaaattattctggGAAGAAGGTATTTATGAATTTAGATACCATTTAGATGGTAAGCATGATGTTGCCTATATTTCAGAGCCATTTGAACTTACTTCAGCTAACATTGAAGTTCCTCCCTCAACTGAAGGTAGTATTGTGTTAgctaatgaattaaaagCAAAGGTTTTTGATAGAGCTATAGTCGGGTTTGGCTCTATTGATTCGCCAATTGATTCAGCTGTTCAAAAATCTGGTAGCATTATTCAAACCTACAATCGCTTAGCATATgtcatttcaaaatctaCTGGTATTCACATCAATGCTAAGGTTTTCCTTTATGCggataatgaagatgaattaacAGTGCATAAGTTAAGTTTGAAGcttattaatattagaaaagtATTGGACGATTTGTCCCATGCCCACTATCCTTTAAGcgaagaaaagaaagaagaataa
- a CDS encoding DEHA2A12892p (similar to uniprot|P40467 Saccharomyces cerevisiae YIL130W ASG1 Proposed transcriptional activator), whose translation MSKRDNLDNSNELNFGNNHPRTIYPQNSDKRQLEQKRRRVTRACDNCRQKKVKCDGKQPCIHCTVYSYNCAYDQPNIRNKKNSGIPIPSGDTSVISSYKAPLSQPKEIITTSHVNSNLILGQNLLNLLLPKLKLNLFDERPTQFDFEKFQKVYQYVQSKSNGQTNLNEITDLYSDGPTPLSSPSTLDRQPSVSSMDENLDGREFRIILPSKDIALQLIFTCWNKACVLFRFYHRPSLLEEVELLFGLDPMNYTDRQQKFLPFLYSILACGSLFSKSSNQSTPNNNTLEDDGFKYFLEARKLIDITDVGDIISIQTIVMMIMYLQCSARLSTCYSYIGIALRSAIKEGLHRNLSIFQNSKRELDPIEVDTRKRLFYTIYKMDIYINSLLGLPRSLTEDEFDQELPEELDDENITHAKYSYEKQQGKLSSSACANHHTKLMLILSHIVRDLYPIKIKKQSSVDNPSPDRIHSKVTGLEQELKNWLDQLPTELRPTDPHDVDSGKGIPEKFVLANFYLHLAFLNCQIMLYRPFIHFISNGTHYQSADPRSLIRGRNCIKVARMVVKLANKMIDKNLLVGTYWFSMYTIFFSIACLIYYFHYAHDNNLNSSGVNYAGILFDDDLNIDMIKHDIEIGRKVLNCLKNNSNSSMRIYNILNNLFEQLNRRTAIKGKNDSVATHPPSIINNTTEESQNASSNFDSINSFASMNSFEYPVSDSIKKETISSDFRTASQQQEQQQAAKQATTKTPVDSKKSIDSLFNDGYTNVYNMQPQTNAIPTTYPSEATSIQNLASDASTTPKGPGNQQSGEYLPGVIDKLDAQIFGRILPPYMLEKNAKQVNNNSNSSNNNFNLENVNDFQTQSIGDEQQMNVDNFDFSILGNSNSMDYLDPFNPINESPYNFNRQG comes from the coding sequence ATGAGTAAACGGGACAATCTTGACAATTCTAACGAATTGAACTTTGGTAATAATCATCCTAGAACAATTTATCCTCAAAATTCGGATAAACGTCAATTAGAACAGAAAAGGAGAAGAGTTACTAGAGCTTGCGATAATTGCCGACAAAAAAAGGTAAAGTGTGATGGAAAGCAACCGTGTATTCACTGCACAGTGTATTCGTACAATTGTGCCTATGATCAGCCTAATATAAggaataaaaaaaatagtgGTATCCCAATCCCATCAGGAGATACGAGTGTAATAAGCAGTTACAAAGCGCCGCTTAGCCAACCAAAGGAAATAATAACTACGTCGCATGTAAATAGCAATCTCATACTTGGGCAGAACCTTTTAAACTTGTTATTGCCAAAGCTTAAGTTAAACCTTTTCGACGAAAGGCCAACACAGTTTGACTTCGAGAAATTTCAGAAGGTTTATCAATATGTACAGTCTAAAAGCAATGGACAGACAAATTTGAACGAAATAACAGACTTGTATCTGGATGGGCCTACACCATTATCGTCGCCTTCAACATTGGATCGCCAGCCTTCTGTATCATCTATGGACGAGAATTTAGATGGACGAGAATTCAGGATTATTTTGCCCTCAAAAGATATAGCTTTGCAATTGATTTTTACATGTTGGAATAAAGCTTGTGTATTGTTTCGGTTCTACCATAGGCCGTCGCTTTTAGAAGAGGTTGAGTTATTATTTGGACTAGATCCTATGAACTATACCGATCGTCAACAAAAGTTTTTACCGTTCttatattctattttagCATGTGGGCTGCTTTTTTCTAAGCTGTCTAACCAATCAACTCCTAATAATAACACGTTAGAAGATGATGgcttcaaatattttttggaGGCCagaaaattaattgatattacTGACGTTGGCgatattatttcaattcaaaCCATTGTTATGATGATTATGTACCTCCAATGCTCAGCTAGATTATCTACTTGTTATTCTTATATTGGTATTGCCTTGAGAAGTGCCATAAAGGAAGGGTTACATCgtaatttatcaatttttcagaattcTAAGAGAGAATTAGATCCGATTGAAGTAGATACAAGGAAAAGATTGTTTTACACTATTTATAAGAtggatatttatattaattcGTTACTAGGTTTGCCTAGGTCGCTCactgaagatgaatttgacCAGGAACTACctgaagaattagatgaTGAGAATATTACCCATGCGAAGTATAGCTATGAAAAACAACAAGGAAAATTGTCGTCTTCCGCATGTGCAAACCATCATACGAAGTTAATGTTAATACTTTCTCATATTGTTAGAGATCTTTATCCAATAAAGATTAAGAAACAGTCCTCGGTTGATAATCCATCCCCCGATCGTATCCATTCTAAGGTTACTGGACTAGAGCAAGAACTCAAGAACTGGTTAGATCAATTACCAACGGAGTTAAGACCCACAGATCCTCATGATGTAGACTCTGGTAAGGGTATACCTGAAAAGTTTGTACTAGCAAATTTTTACCTCCACTTAGCATTCTTGAATTGTCAAATCATGTTGTATCGTCCTTTTATTCATTTTATCAGTAATGGAACACATTATCAGTCTGCAGATCCAAGGTCACTTATACGTGGTAGGAACTGTATAAAGGTTGCAAGAATGGTTGTAAAATTGGCTAATAAGATGATAGACaagaatttattagttGGAACATATTGGTTTTCTATGTATacaatattcttttcaattgcttgtttgatatattatttccaTTATGCTcatgataataatttgaacCTGTCTGGAGTCAATTATGCTGGCATTTTATTTGACGATGATTTAAACATTGATATGATTAAACATGATATTGAGATTGGTCGAAAAGTGTTGAACTGCTTGAAGAATAACTCAAACTCGTCTATGagaatttataatattttgaacaatttattCGAACAACTTAACAGAAGAACAGCGATTAAAGGTAAAAATGATTCCGTGGCTACTCATCCTCCTTccatcattaataatactaCGGAGGAATCCCAAAATGCTTCTCTGAACTTTGATAGCATCAACTCTTTCGCAAGTATGAATAGTTTTGAATACCCGGTATCGGACAGCATTAAGAAAGAGACAATTCTGAGCGACTTCAGAACTGCCTCTCAACAGCAAGAGCAACAACAAGCAGCAAAGCAGGCTACTACGAAGACACCTGTTGATAGTAAAAAATCTATTGATCTGTTATTTAATGATGGATATACTAATGTGTATAATATGCAACCGCAAACTAATGCCATTCCTACAACGTATCCAAGTGAAGCGActtcaattcaaaatttggcATCAGATGCATCTACAACTCCAAAGGGACCTGGTAATCAACAAAGTGGTGAGTACTTACCTGGTGTAATTGACAAGCTTGACGCTCAAATTTTTGGTAGAATATTACCACCATATATGTTGGAAAAGAATGCCAAGCAAGTAAACAATAACCTGAATCTgtccaataataatttcaatttagaAAATGTGAATGATTTTCAGACTCAAAGCATTGGCGACGAACAGCAAATGAACGTAGATAactttgatttttcaattcttggtaattcaaatctgatggattatttggatcCGTTCAATCCGATTAATGAATCGCCTTATAACTTCAATAGGCAAGGTTAA
- a CDS encoding DEHA2A12980p (similar to uniprot|P28000 Saccharomyces cerevisiae YNL113W RPC19 RNA polymerase subunit) — protein MADETVDVSMIDENGEQEQEQEFDLDKMKLLPGSSEDGTAASFQIVDEDHTLGNALRYIIMKNPEVEFCGYSIPHPSENKLNIRIQTYGNISAVEALHQGLDNLSELCSTIEEKFSEKIEAGGYKTVEP, from the coding sequence ATGGCAGACGAAACAGTTGACGTATCGATGATCGATGAAAACGGtgaacaagaacaagaacaagaattcGACTTAGACAAGATGAAGTTGTTACCAGGGTCGTCAGAGGACGGAACGGCTGCCTCGTTCCAGATTGTGGATGAAGACCATACTCTTGGAAATGCGTTACGTTACATCATTATGAAGAACCCAGAAGTGGAGTTCTGTGGTTACTCTATTCCCCATCCTTCTGAAAACAAGCTTAACATAAGAATCCAGACATACGGAAACATATCGGCAGTGGAAGCGTTACATCAGGGGTTGGACAACTTGTCGGAACTCTGCTCTACGATTGAAGAGAAATTCAGCGAGAAAATTGAAGCTGGGGGCTACAAGACGGTGGAACCATGA
- a CDS encoding DEHA2A13002p (no similarity), producing the protein MNSHGMTYDDLSQAISESYLHLSNDDTNDFTGTSNEAREMTVENGYDTSTLMRLARAIDEQQHRVEKSEIRTKHGNGSPRVQAAKNRANGGDQGPPGPQGRTFISSHSTPLVSKSSSSNIRHTRNRSSTLSDVEETIDDSRVIGGNGESDRDTAMSELRQMIETLSLEELEEFKKPIETLITNNRQKDRKSPRQSAHQYHQKNNSDMYVTPKRSYINALSSDSGSSGEDDDDRLSLTHTHTNGSFLRKKDSRISHSDPANDKSNLKIHMGPSYEANGKVKSPSHENQKNSTRIKSPHNSGNNERISSIDEIENELDSAITTPPHSQEYAYSKHESYDPHSMNKSILATSDHSDNEYSLSNTSYIPKRVVNKHKSRRPQDAEPMSKQKSNDSKNERLQLEVEQLKKENLNLRIKLNELEIKLSESESNAINNDETSLNDDNSFVFNDTNNQDSRDKIDELTNVNNQLNLQLANSKSHTNELSNEIRYLKNKLAIQNNTDNFQLKVSELESHIKSLQGQIGNTNNLITQDSISSDYKQFYTKLQLNQVDRLTKIEMSNLIKNLMLSLLITDFEHLPMVSSKIGKFFKIISLFMDQLHSMVYDDSSTAIRPSHYLKNHEYGMTELQSCLDGMLETLSHPTRLPN; encoded by the coding sequence ATGAATTCGCATGGAATGACATATGACGATTTGTCACAGGCTATATCAGAATCATACTTGCATTTATCGAACGATGATACCAATGACTTTACTGGGACGTCCAACGAGGCGCGAGAGATGACGGTTGAAAACGGATACGATACGTCGACGTTGATGCGATTGGCGAGAGCGATCGATGAACAACAGCACAGGGTCGAGAAGAGTGAAATACGGACAAAACACGGGAATGGCTCGCCTAGAGTCCAAGCGGCCAAGAATCGAGCAAATGGAGGTGACCAAGGGCCCCCAGGGCCGCAAGGAAGGACATTTATCTCATCACATTCCACACCGTTGGTGTCGAAACTGAGCAGCTCTAACATTAGACACACCAGAAACCGAAGCAGTACACTTTCAGACGTTGAAGAGACGATTGACGATTCTAGGGTTATTGGGGGCAATGGTGAATCTGATAGAGATACGGCAATGAGCGAATTGCGTCAGATGATCGAGACGTTGTCGTTAGAGGAGCTAGAAGAGTTTAAAAAGCCAATCGAGACACTTATAACAAACAATAGACAAAAAGACCGGAAGTCTCCTCGCCAGTCGGCACACCAGTATCATCAAAAGAACAACAGCGATATGTATGTGACACCCAAGCGGTCGTATATCAATGCGTTGAGTAGTGATTCTGGTTCGAGTGGAGAAGACGACGATGATAGATTAAGCTTGACGCACACTCATACAAATGGTAGTTTCCTACGCAAGAAGGACTCACGAATCTCACACAGTGATCCAGCTAATGACAAGtcaaatttaaagattcaTATGGGCCCTAGCTATGAGGCAAACGGTAAAGTCAAACTGCCGTCCCATGAAAATCAGAAGAATTCAACCCGTATTAAAAGTCCTCACAATTCTGGGAACAATGAGAGAATATCAAGTATTGACGAAATAGAAAATGAGCTAGACTCGGCCATTACAACTCCACCACATTCACAAGAATACGCTTATTCCAAACATGAATCGTACGATCCACATTCGATGAATAAAAGTATTCTTGCAACTTCTGACCACAgtgataatgaatattcCCTTAGTAATACAAGTTATATTCCTAAAAGAGTCGTCAACAAACACAAATCCAGGCGTCCCCAGGATGCTGAACCCATGCTGAAACAAAAAAGTAATGACAGCAAAAACGAAAGACTTCAACTAGAAGTtgaacaattgaagaaagaaaaccTTAATTTACGAATTAAACTAAACgaacttgaaattaaaCTAAGTGAAAGTGAGAGCAATGCTATTAATAATGACGAAACTTCATTAAACGATGACAATAGTTTTGTATTCAATGATACCAATAACCAGGACTCTCGCGATAAGATTGACGAATTAACCAATGTCaacaatcaattgaatttgcaACTAGCCAACTCCAAGAGCCATACAAACGAACTAAGCAACGAGATCAGGTATCTAAAGAATAAGTTAGCCATCCAGAACAATACGGACAACTTCCAATTGAAGGTATCAGAGCTTGAATCTCATATCAAATCATTACAGGGCCAGATTGGCAATACCAACAATCTCATAACTCAAGATTCTATCCTGAGTGACTACAAACAATTTTATACGAAACTACAGTTGAATCAAGTAGATAGACTAACAAAGATAGAAATGTCAAACTTAATTAAAAACCTTATGTTGTCCCTATTGATTACAGACTTCGAGCACTTGCCAATGGTTTCATCCAAAATAGgcaaatttttcaaaataattagCTTGTTCATGGACCAGCTACATAGTATGGTTTACGATGACTCGTCGACAGCTATCAGACCTTCACATTACTTAAAAAATCATGAATACGGGATGACTGAATTACAAAGTTGCTTAGACGGAATGCTAGAAACATTGCTGCATCCCACCCGATTACCTAATTGA
- a CDS encoding DEHA2A12914p (weakly similar to uniprot|P48240 Saccharomyces cerevisiae YGR158C MTR3 3'5' exoribonuclease) yields the protein MTRRFQQLLLTSNQSTTFQMSDRRRLLGPVNAKLPNVGISSDLNNKPTTENKKRNDEVRKMFLKSGLVTNANGSAYLEVGDTIIEVSVFGPRPIRGSFIDRASFSVECKFLPYVTQPNEITFNGKATNFNNNGRPSLTNIEQKISSYLETSLLPCILLEKYPKSTIDIFVSVISTNSNPNSNSSLLNLINWIINCSSLALVDSGIELKDIVTSGQVNLNQKSNELTLDPIYPVDTIDKEDSIDCLVSFMNLRNDEIVGFWVEGKQEELNETIVTQLIDGCNEMSKQIRSNINGYLLSLMDSN from the coding sequence ATGACAAGAAGATTTCAGcaattattattgactAGTAATCAAAGTACAACATTTCAAATGAGTGATAGAAGAAGGCTATTAGGTCCTGTGAATGCGAAGCTTCCAAATGTTGGTATTTCCTCAGATTTAAATAACAAACCTACAACGGagaacaagaagagaaaTGATGAAGTTAGGAAAATGTTTTTAAAGTCAGGATTGGTTACAAATGCTAATGGTTCAGCATACTTAGAAGTGGGAGACACTATAATCGAGGTCTCGGTATTTGGACCCAGACCAATTCGTGGTTCGTTTATTGATCGTGCATCTTTCTCAGTAGAATGTAAATTTTTACCATATGTGACGCAACCAAACGAAATTACATTTAATGGGAAAGCCACTAATTTTAACAATAATGGTAGGCCTTCATTAACCAATATCGAACAGAAAATTTCGTCATACTTAGAAACATCATTATTACCATGCATACTATTAGAAAAATACCCCAAATCAActatagatatatttgtttccgtcatttcaacaaattctaatccaaattcaaattcatctttgCTTAACTTAATTAACTGGATAATtaattgttcttcattAGCATTAGTTGATTCAGGAATTGAATTGAAGGATATTGTAACGAGTGGACAAGTTAACTTAAATCAAAAGTCTAATGAATTGACCTTAGATCCTATATACCCCGTCGATACTATAGATAAGGAAGATAGTATTGATTGTCTTGTGAGCTTTATGAATTTGagaaatgatgaaattgttggATTTTGGGTAGAAGGTAAGCAAGAAGAACTAAATGAAACTATTGTGACACAATTAATTGATGGCTGTAATGAGATGTCCAAGCAAATTAGAAGTAATATTAATGGTTACTTGCTAAGTTTAATGGattcaaattaa